A genome region from Nitrospirota bacterium includes the following:
- a CDS encoding tetratricopeptide repeat protein — translation MPKQETAPLPQPRQKGVQSDQAVGSSETAAPVPLVPWFPDLPDAGPRYDRRRDGPTSPLFVQGLMAYTRQAWPEAEASFHQLLAQEPESPLADTTQAFLAELFVAGPPTEQRGQAAIDAYRRIIRDFPQTSNAERAYWRIGDLYAGMDMRVEAQAAYEQGAAALSVGADADRAWLGLAATYGAEQRWPEAERILKRLSGQSTDDEIRRYGTLALADLLHAKQQFPSAQPLYETVDRQWPEFFKGRPLSLLHAIENARRAGQWGQVSRWAMLFYNLYPRSAQAPLALVTIGDAFHHQGTPARAVRFYAEAITRYPDTPGASLGLVRLAELGLEQATGDAQHLVRSSVEALFQIGPTPNLDATQRGKALREVADAKADDVAGSEALFRLGEHYEALPDQARAMAAYRELVLRTGRVADDPWPTAAGRRLSVLLLPQLKEALKHADDLQSITLFYPLWGPDELIFADQDTILQAVAVYRRIGFTSEAVRLCQYLLRVSTDGPTREEALFHLGQAYLDQDDFVAARQVFERYRLQHPLGHRRAEALLSLARVHHGLRNDETVVRVLRRWLALFPVDPARQEARVMLAQALVDIGQADEALRIYADMERAGVLGRQSGVAALIQYADLLQASRRYDDAVTRYWQALRASPDAAQTDWIRIQLARVWRTQGHRPEARKLLKELNQLTTDELLARLAASMQADLAATKTGGS, via the coding sequence GTGCCGAAGCAGGAAACGGCTCCCTTGCCTCAGCCTCGGCAGAAGGGAGTGCAGTCGGATCAGGCCGTCGGCTCTTCGGAAACGGCGGCCCCGGTTCCGTTGGTGCCTTGGTTTCCCGATCTGCCCGATGCCGGGCCTCGGTATGATCGCCGACGGGATGGGCCGACCAGCCCGCTGTTCGTGCAGGGTCTGATGGCGTATACCAGACAGGCTTGGCCTGAGGCCGAAGCCTCCTTTCATCAACTTCTGGCGCAGGAGCCAGAGAGTCCCCTGGCCGATACGACACAAGCCTTCCTCGCAGAGCTGTTTGTCGCAGGCCCTCCGACGGAGCAACGAGGGCAGGCTGCAATTGACGCCTATCGCCGGATCATCCGCGATTTTCCACAAACTTCCAACGCCGAACGTGCGTACTGGCGCATCGGCGACCTCTACGCTGGCATGGACATGCGAGTAGAGGCGCAGGCGGCCTACGAGCAAGGTGCGGCCGCCTTGTCGGTGGGAGCAGACGCAGATCGAGCCTGGTTGGGGCTCGCAGCCACCTATGGGGCCGAACAACGTTGGCCGGAGGCCGAGCGCATTCTCAAACGCCTCAGCGGGCAGTCAACCGATGACGAAATCCGCCGGTACGGCACGCTTGCGCTGGCGGACCTCCTGCATGCCAAGCAACAGTTTCCGTCCGCACAGCCGCTCTATGAAACGGTCGATCGGCAATGGCCTGAGTTTTTCAAAGGGCGTCCGCTGTCCCTCCTGCACGCGATCGAAAATGCCCGGCGAGCCGGACAGTGGGGCCAGGTCAGCCGGTGGGCGATGCTGTTCTACAACCTTTATCCACGGTCGGCGCAGGCGCCGCTGGCCCTTGTGACGATCGGGGATGCCTTCCATCATCAGGGGACTCCCGCGCGCGCAGTCCGGTTCTACGCGGAGGCGATCACCCGGTATCCCGATACGCCGGGGGCCAGTCTCGGGCTGGTGCGGCTGGCGGAATTGGGACTCGAGCAGGCGACCGGCGATGCGCAACATCTAGTCCGGTCCAGCGTGGAGGCGCTGTTCCAGATCGGTCCGACCCCGAATTTGGATGCGACGCAGCGCGGCAAGGCGCTCCGTGAGGTGGCGGATGCGAAGGCGGACGACGTAGCCGGAAGTGAGGCGCTCTTTCGCCTCGGCGAACATTACGAAGCCCTGCCGGATCAGGCGCGGGCGATGGCTGCGTACCGCGAGTTGGTCTTGCGGACGGGGCGGGTGGCCGACGATCCCTGGCCGACCGCAGCGGGGCGTCGCCTTTCGGTGTTGCTTCTGCCCCAGCTCAAAGAGGCGCTCAAGCATGCGGACGACCTACAAAGCATTACCTTGTTTTATCCGCTCTGGGGACCGGATGAACTGATTTTCGCCGACCAGGATACCATTCTGCAGGCGGTCGCGGTGTATCGTCGCATCGGGTTCACGTCCGAGGCGGTGCGGCTCTGCCAGTACTTGCTTCGCGTGTCGACCGACGGGCCGACCCGGGAAGAGGCCCTGTTTCACCTGGGACAAGCCTATCTGGATCAGGACGATTTCGTGGCGGCCCGTCAAGTGTTCGAACGATACCGATTGCAACATCCCTTGGGGCATCGGAGGGCCGAAGCCCTGCTGAGTCTCGCCCGTGTCCACCATGGACTCAGGAACGACGAGACGGTGGTGCGTGTCCTCCGTCGCTGGCTTGCGCTCTTTCCCGTCGATCCGGCCCGCCAGGAAGCCCGGGTCATGTTGGCCCAGGCGCTGGTGGACATCGGCCAAGCCGACGAGGCGCTGCGCATCTATGCGGACATGGAGCGGGCCGGAGTGCTAGGGCGCCAGTCCGGCGTGGCCGCGCTGATCCAGTACGCGGACTTGTTGCAAGCATCCCGGCGGTATGACGACGCCGTCACCCGTTACTGGCAGGCCTTGCGCGCCTCGCCCGATGCCGCCCAGACCGACTGGATCCGCATCCAGTTGGCCAGAGTGTGGCGTACTCAAGGCCACCGGCCGGAGGCGCGCAAGCTGCTCAAGGAGTTGAATCAATTGACGACCGATGAACTGCTCGCTCGTCTGGCCGCCTCGATGCAGGCGGATCTGGCGGCGACGAAGACGGGAGGGTCGTAA
- a CDS encoding sigma-54-dependent Fis family transcriptional regulator: MSHAHIVIVDDESAVRETLRDFLVEEGYQVTAVADGHAAVQAAKDEPTQVVLTDLRLPGMDGLEILERVMQVNAQIACIVMTGYGTIEQAVKAMKAGAYDFITKPVQFDAVSMAIRKALEFQQLRQENLLLRKAVREKFRTKSMVGTSEAMRELHDFIDKVADSDSTVLIQGESGTGKELVARMLHYNSLRRDRPFVPVNCGAIPENLLESELFGHEKGAFTGAITTRMGRFELAHGGTLFLDEVGEMSQPLQVKLLRALQERAFERVGGSKTVRVDVRIISATNQDLESAVHEKRFRQDLYYRLNVIPVMMPPLRDRRADVPLLIDHFLRQFNEAKGTTVCDMDGAAVETLSQYGWPGNIRELENLIERLTILKKTGTLTVADLPEKIRQSRPVPSCARPTDGPVDFNGSGVDLVKELEQYENRLILEALRQTNGVTSKAAQLLHLNRTTLVEKLKRKGLETKVAGVPCA, translated from the coding sequence ATGAGCCACGCGCACATCGTTATCGTGGATGACGAATCGGCGGTCCGTGAGACCTTGCGTGACTTTTTAGTGGAGGAGGGATATCAGGTGACGGCTGTGGCTGATGGCCACGCTGCCGTCCAAGCGGCCAAAGACGAACCGACTCAGGTGGTGCTGACGGACCTGCGGCTGCCGGGCATGGATGGGCTGGAAATCCTGGAGCGTGTGATGCAAGTCAACGCTCAGATTGCCTGTATCGTCATGACCGGCTACGGCACGATCGAACAGGCAGTGAAAGCCATGAAAGCCGGGGCCTATGATTTCATTACCAAGCCCGTCCAGTTCGATGCCGTTTCCATGGCCATTCGCAAGGCTTTGGAATTTCAACAACTTCGCCAGGAGAATCTGCTATTGCGAAAGGCGGTCCGGGAAAAATTCCGCACCAAGTCCATGGTCGGAACCAGTGAAGCCATGCGGGAACTGCACGACTTCATCGACAAGGTGGCTGATAGCGACAGTACGGTGTTGATCCAAGGGGAAAGCGGGACCGGCAAGGAATTGGTCGCGCGCATGCTTCATTACAATAGCTTGCGGCGGGATCGGCCCTTCGTGCCTGTGAATTGCGGGGCCATTCCCGAGAATTTACTCGAATCGGAATTGTTCGGACATGAAAAGGGCGCGTTCACCGGTGCGATTACGACCCGGATGGGACGGTTCGAACTGGCGCACGGCGGGACCCTGTTCCTCGACGAAGTGGGGGAAATGAGCCAACCCTTGCAGGTGAAACTATTACGCGCCTTGCAGGAACGGGCCTTTGAGCGAGTGGGCGGAAGCAAGACCGTCCGGGTGGATGTGCGCATCATCTCCGCGACGAATCAAGATCTGGAGTCGGCGGTTCATGAAAAGCGTTTCCGGCAGGACCTCTACTATCGGCTGAACGTGATTCCCGTGATGATGCCGCCGTTGCGCGACCGTCGGGCAGACGTGCCTCTCCTGATCGATCATTTTCTGAGACAGTTTAACGAAGCCAAGGGCACGACGGTATGCGACATGGATGGGGCCGCAGTGGAAACGTTGTCACAATATGGATGGCCGGGGAATATCCGGGAGCTGGAAAATTTGATCGAACGGCTGACAATCTTGAAGAAAACCGGCACTCTCACCGTGGCGGACCTCCCGGAGAAGATTCGCCAGTCCCGACCGGTTCCATCCTGTGCACGGCCAACAGACGGCCCGGTGGACTTCAACGGGTCCGGTGTGGATCTCGTGAAAGAGCTGGAGCAATACGAGAATCGCTTGATTCTTGAGGCGTTGAGACAGACGAACGGGGTAACCAGCAAGGCGGCCCAGCTCCTCCATCTCAACCGGACGACTCTGGTGGAGAAACTGAAACGCAAGGGGCTCGAAACGAAAGTCGCCGGAGTGCCCTGTGCCTGA
- a CDS encoding flagellar hook-length control protein FliK, producing the protein MLPLSVQPSLILSDLLRSVDRTSLESLLTPGEAVRATVLNVQDDGSLLLLLKGVTLRAASLVGSLSVGQVVEAHVELRDGQVLLRLDQPRQISSAIQAGALAADRAAAISLGGLGAAAQGTQAVQSTQIAALLKTLLPTDEPLASGLAKLAASLTAAAERRDLAPQSLARFQALAQQILVAPEQLDGPLAGDRIRGALLALGVQHESTLLADWGRTGTVTGQGAAPNLKALLMTLLAEVAQDGPEALSSSPAAVPPERSVGPTPFTAVPASPLYDVALVRGQAPVPFSNAAGRQEVTGSESFPSDQRAAVRATEGLSSPSQAEAEVLLQAERPVSVLPLLPLQSPTTGPEKSSADPVPVQALPGHAQDPEAQLSATAGQNSQSQPATPQGEAGLRTDSQPQAGKGGPVALPARLPSLAQAGLVGQDDESAKPSGASSLSGNSEPEGSGRGGWIRDAQQVLTLIERTQVLAVLNGQAGQPILFELPFANGGQARIYVEERTAGGRGSQDQARSYNVVTLLELDGLGALRVDTLLTGKRLSARFLLDHPEVRQRVAGYLPALNTSLSAKGYQVDVLAADVGEPQQVRGDDVRARAVPRVSLVSRKA; encoded by the coding sequence ATGCTGCCACTTTCTGTTCAACCTTCGCTGATTCTATCCGACCTGCTTCGGTCCGTTGACCGGACGAGCCTGGAATCGTTGCTGACACCTGGCGAAGCGGTCCGGGCCACGGTCCTGAACGTCCAGGACGACGGCTCGTTGTTGCTCCTGCTCAAAGGCGTTACGCTCCGCGCTGCCTCCCTGGTCGGGAGTTTATCCGTGGGGCAGGTGGTGGAGGCCCACGTCGAGTTGCGGGACGGGCAGGTCCTGTTGCGGTTGGATCAGCCGCGGCAGATTTCGTCCGCGATCCAGGCGGGTGCCCTTGCCGCCGATCGGGCGGCTGCGATCAGCCTCGGAGGGCTTGGTGCGGCCGCTCAGGGCACTCAGGCCGTTCAGTCCACTCAGATTGCCGCGCTTCTGAAAACACTCTTGCCAACGGATGAGCCGCTGGCTTCCGGTCTGGCGAAACTGGCTGCGTCGCTCACGGCGGCCGCCGAGCGCAGGGATCTTGCGCCGCAATCGCTCGCCCGGTTTCAGGCGCTGGCGCAGCAGATCCTGGTCGCTCCCGAACAACTTGATGGGCCATTGGCCGGCGATCGTATCCGCGGTGCCCTGCTCGCGCTGGGTGTCCAGCACGAGTCAACCCTCCTGGCTGACTGGGGCCGGACCGGCACGGTGACCGGGCAAGGCGCGGCGCCGAACCTCAAGGCCTTGCTCATGACCTTGCTTGCGGAGGTCGCCCAGGATGGGCCTGAGGCGCTGTCTTCCTCTCCTGCTGCTGTTCCGCCTGAACGATCGGTTGGGCCGACGCCCTTCACGGCGGTGCCGGCCTCTCCTCTCTACGATGTGGCCTTGGTCCGAGGCCAGGCACCGGTGCCCTTCTCCAATGCCGCAGGCCGACAAGAGGTGACGGGATCGGAGTCTTTTCCATCGGATCAGCGGGCTGCTGTTCGTGCGACGGAAGGACTTTCCTCTCCGTCTCAGGCTGAGGCGGAGGTCCTGTTGCAAGCCGAGCGGCCTGTGTCTGTCTTGCCTCTGCTGCCCCTCCAGTCGCCGACCACCGGGCCAGAAAAGTCCTCGGCAGATCCTGTGCCTGTCCAGGCCTTACCCGGGCATGCGCAGGACCCCGAGGCGCAGTTGTCGGCGACGGCAGGCCAGAACTCTCAGTCCCAACCTGCTACGCCTCAGGGAGAGGCGGGCTTGCGTACCGATAGCCAGCCCCAAGCGGGGAAGGGGGGACCGGTGGCCCTGCCCGCGAGATTGCCCTCCCTTGCCCAGGCCGGATTGGTCGGTCAGGATGATGAGTCGGCCAAGCCGTCCGGCGCATCCTCTTTATCCGGGAACAGTGAACCGGAGGGATCGGGCAGGGGCGGCTGGATTCGGGACGCGCAGCAGGTGTTGACGCTCATTGAGCGGACGCAGGTCCTGGCTGTGCTCAATGGGCAGGCGGGCCAGCCGATTCTCTTCGAGCTTCCCTTCGCCAACGGGGGACAGGCGCGGATCTATGTGGAGGAACGGACTGCAGGTGGAAGAGGGAGCCAGGACCAGGCACGTTCTTATAATGTGGTCACACTTCTCGAGTTGGACGGTCTCGGCGCGCTCCGGGTGGATACGTTGCTGACCGGCAAGCGGCTCTCGGCGCGATTCTTGCTGGATCATCCGGAAGTGCGGCAGCGGGTGGCCGGCTATCTGCCGGCCTTGAATACGTCTTTGTCCGCCAAGGGCTATCAGGTGGATGTGCTGGCGGCAGATGTGGGCGAGCCGCAACAGGTACGGGGAGACGATGTGCGGGCCCGTGCGGTGCCACGCGTCAGCCTGGTGAGTAGAAAAGCCTGA
- a CDS encoding caspase family protein, with protein MYASSASVTLFPQEALAKAGVVTLAQGFESVDLVTDKASAAGHYDLYIELTAPRIGFTQDCHDVETAILYVIIIGAFVTANGSPDFYASVDLTATVTDREGTVLLKETPFHAARRILYGNMAVNSHFPGEAGQGFQYLMAGLFREMAGSMTNSAKLRQYARSIRREPSGVVSQPLPASAAPPFAGSSDLDSPPVGGVKTSKNRHAVVIGIEQYRKKLPQADYAANDARVMADYLSKVLGYPEENIALLLNDNAAKTDLEKYFEGWLPNRVEKGDSVFVYFSGHGAPNPKTGKAYLVPYDGDPSFVEQTAYPLDRLYDRLGKLPAKEIVVVLDSCFSGAGGRSVIAKGMRPMVLSIENPVLAGGKTAVLAASSGEQVSSTYDEKKHGLLTYFLLKGLRGEADRGQSGDIGLNELFDYVKPLVERTARREFNNEQVPQLLESPELLKRGVRLLERPKP; from the coding sequence ATGTACGCCAGCTCAGCCTCGGTCACACTCTTTCCTCAAGAGGCCTTAGCCAAGGCCGGTGTGGTGACTCTGGCGCAGGGCTTTGAAAGCGTCGATCTGGTCACGGACAAGGCGTCGGCTGCCGGCCACTATGACCTCTACATCGAATTGACCGCTCCGCGGATCGGCTTTACGCAAGACTGCCATGACGTCGAAACGGCGATCTTGTACGTCATTATCATCGGTGCCTTTGTCACCGCCAATGGCAGCCCGGACTTCTATGCGTCTGTTGATCTGACGGCGACGGTCACCGATCGCGAGGGGACAGTGCTGCTGAAGGAAACGCCGTTCCATGCGGCACGCCGGATCCTCTACGGGAATATGGCAGTGAACTCTCACTTTCCAGGCGAAGCCGGGCAGGGCTTTCAATATCTTATGGCCGGACTCTTTCGAGAGATGGCCGGTTCGATGACCAATTCAGCCAAGCTGCGTCAGTACGCCCGATCCATCAGGCGGGAACCAAGTGGGGTCGTTAGTCAACCACTGCCCGCATCCGCGGCGCCGCCCTTCGCGGGCAGCTCTGATCTTGATAGTCCTCCCGTTGGCGGCGTCAAAACAAGCAAGAATCGTCATGCCGTGGTCATTGGCATCGAGCAATACAGGAAGAAGCTTCCCCAAGCCGACTATGCGGCCAACGATGCCCGCGTGATGGCGGACTATCTGAGCAAGGTCTTGGGCTATCCCGAGGAAAACATCGCTCTGCTGCTGAACGACAACGCAGCGAAGACGGACCTGGAAAAGTATTTCGAGGGCTGGCTGCCGAATCGGGTCGAAAAGGGAGACTCGGTCTTTGTCTATTTCTCAGGGCACGGAGCGCCCAATCCGAAAACGGGAAAAGCCTATCTGGTGCCCTATGACGGTGACCCGAGCTTTGTGGAACAGACCGCCTATCCCCTGGATCGGCTCTATGATCGTCTGGGCAAGCTGCCGGCGAAGGAAATCGTCGTGGTGCTCGATTCCTGTTTCTCCGGTGCGGGCGGCCGGTCGGTGATTGCCAAAGGGATGAGGCCGATGGTGCTGTCTATCGAGAATCCGGTCCTGGCCGGCGGAAAGACGGCGGTGCTTGCCGCGAGTTCGGGCGAGCAAGTCTCCAGTACCTACGATGAAAAGAAGCACGGGCTCTTGACCTATTTCCTGCTCAAAGGGTTACGCGGTGAAGCGGACCGGGGCCAAAGCGGCGATATTGGATTGAACGAGCTTTTCGATTATGTGAAGCCGCTGGTGGAGCGTACTGCCAGGCGGGAATTCAATAACGAGCAAGTCCCTCAACTGCTGGAAAGCCCCGAACTCCTCAAGCGCGGCGTCCGATTGCTTGAGCGTCCCAAGCCCTGA
- a CDS encoding efflux RND transporter permease subunit, which translates to MNQIVLIALRRPYTFVVLAILIVLFGVMSVSKSPTDVFPNIKIPVISVVWSYGGLLPADVSGRITFYFERALTSTVEGIKHIVSHSYYGSSIVSIFLQDGVNLAGAEAEVTAIAQTVVKSLPPDISPPMIMRLEASSVPVAMLQVTSDTMTPAELYNLSVMQIRPLLVTIPGAILPAPYGGNPVMLLVSLDQQKLLARQLTATDVHKAFGHQNIVLPAGDQKIKATDWMVQTNATPMQVEDFNNIPIKREGNAFIYMRDVADVRLAGPPQTNAVLVDGKQAVLIVVMKSGEASTLDVVDGIKKAIPRIEKIVPPGVKIKILNDASIFVKDAITDVVQEMATAAALTGLIVLLLLGSWRATVIVATSIPLAILTSIIGLHVIGESMNLMTLGGLALAVGILVDDATVMIENIDTHLAMGKPLETAIIDAANQIVIPTLVATLCIAIVWFPLFQLSGVSGYLFMPMAEAIIFAMLASFILSRTLVPTMAKYILEEHKAPHEHEHGEPSEGQPEAESVQSPSGFFARFQQGFERGFERFRERYNGLLEQVVAQRGAFVGVCLAIAIASLVLYYFNGREFFPETKAGSMQMHMRAPIGTRIEVSGRLASLVSNDITQMLPGQVEGIVSNCGLPVGPHNLAFIPTPTIGSQDCDLTIDLKSEKSPVWEYRRILRKGLKERYPGTEFTFQPADLTAKILNFGSPSPIDVQISGMEMNENYEFTRKLAGRLRQIPGASDVAIQQTMRTPTLFVEGNRTFGLGINLSEKDIATNLLLTTSGSKQVDQQYWLDHKTGMTYQVNIYTPQPQLTRIQDLLTVPVDRGDFGASGRKPQLLGNVTTLSAVGTPGVVTHSDIMPLFDLYVSAEGRDLGGVLEDVKKAVKEMEPELPRSATLDIHGQAETMHDAYVELLAGLVLAIILVYLLIVVNFQSWLDPFIIITALPGALAGIAWSLFLTHTNISVPALTGAIMTMGTATANSILVVSYARERLEAHSDALLAAVEAGKARIRPVLMTASAMIIGMLPMSMGNSPNAPLGRAVIGGLTVATVFTLLFVPCVYAIIYSRRTVASGAPLADEDRA; encoded by the coding sequence ATGAACCAGATTGTCCTCATCGCCCTGCGAAGGCCGTACACCTTCGTCGTGCTGGCGATCCTCATCGTGCTATTCGGAGTCATGTCGGTCAGCAAGTCGCCGACCGACGTTTTTCCGAACATCAAGATCCCCGTTATCTCCGTCGTCTGGTCGTACGGCGGCCTGCTGCCGGCCGACGTCTCCGGGCGCATCACGTTCTACTTCGAGCGCGCCCTGACCTCGACGGTCGAGGGCATCAAGCATATCGTGAGCCATTCCTACTACGGCAGCAGCATCGTCAGCATCTTCCTTCAGGACGGAGTCAATCTGGCCGGCGCCGAGGCCGAGGTCACGGCGATCGCGCAGACGGTGGTCAAGTCGCTGCCGCCGGACATTTCGCCGCCCATGATCATGCGTCTGGAAGCCTCCTCCGTGCCGGTGGCCATGCTGCAAGTCACCTCCGACACGATGACGCCGGCGGAGCTTTATAACCTGTCCGTCATGCAAATCCGTCCCCTGCTGGTGACGATCCCCGGGGCGATCCTTCCGGCCCCCTATGGGGGCAACCCTGTCATGCTGCTGGTTTCCCTCGATCAGCAGAAACTGCTCGCCCGGCAGCTCACCGCGACGGACGTTCACAAAGCCTTCGGGCATCAGAACATCGTGCTGCCGGCGGGCGACCAGAAGATCAAGGCGACCGATTGGATGGTCCAGACGAACGCGACGCCGATGCAGGTCGAGGATTTCAACAATATCCCGATCAAGCGGGAAGGCAACGCCTTCATCTACATGCGCGATGTCGCCGACGTGCGCCTGGCCGGCCCGCCGCAAACCAACGCCGTCCTGGTAGACGGCAAACAAGCCGTCCTGATCGTGGTCATGAAGAGCGGCGAGGCCTCCACCCTGGACGTGGTGGACGGGATCAAGAAAGCGATCCCGCGCATTGAAAAGATCGTGCCGCCCGGGGTGAAGATCAAAATCCTCAACGACGCCTCGATCTTCGTCAAGGATGCGATCACGGACGTGGTGCAGGAAATGGCGACGGCCGCCGCGCTGACCGGGCTCATCGTGCTGCTGCTGCTCGGCTCGTGGCGGGCGACGGTCATCGTCGCCACCTCGATCCCGCTGGCCATCCTGACCTCCATCATCGGCCTGCACGTGATCGGCGAGTCGATGAATCTCATGACGTTGGGCGGATTGGCGCTCGCGGTCGGCATTCTGGTCGACGATGCGACCGTGATGATCGAGAACATCGACACCCATCTTGCCATGGGCAAGCCGCTGGAGACCGCGATCATCGATGCCGCCAACCAGATCGTCATCCCGACGCTCGTCGCCACGCTCTGCATCGCCATCGTCTGGTTCCCGCTCTTCCAATTGAGCGGCGTGTCCGGCTATTTGTTCATGCCGATGGCGGAGGCGATCATCTTCGCGATGCTGGCCTCGTTCATCCTGTCGCGCACGCTGGTGCCGACCATGGCCAAATATATTCTTGAGGAGCACAAGGCGCCGCACGAACACGAGCACGGTGAGCCGTCCGAGGGGCAGCCCGAAGCGGAGAGCGTACAGAGCCCGTCGGGCTTCTTTGCCCGCTTCCAGCAAGGCTTTGAGCGCGGCTTCGAGCGTTTCCGTGAGCGCTACAACGGTTTACTCGAACAGGTGGTTGCCCAGCGCGGCGCCTTCGTCGGAGTCTGTCTGGCGATCGCGATTGCCTCCCTCGTCCTCTACTATTTCAACGGCCGCGAATTCTTTCCCGAGACCAAGGCCGGGTCGATGCAGATGCACATGCGGGCGCCGATCGGCACGCGCATCGAGGTGTCCGGGCGCCTGGCGTCCCTCGTCTCCAACGACATCACGCAGATGCTGCCCGGCCAGGTCGAGGGCATCGTCAGCAATTGCGGCCTGCCGGTCGGCCCGCACAACCTCGCCTTCATCCCGACTCCGACGATTGGGTCGCAGGATTGCGACCTGACGATCGACTTGAAGAGCGAAAAGTCGCCGGTCTGGGAGTATCGGCGCATCCTCCGCAAGGGCCTGAAAGAGCGCTATCCCGGCACCGAGTTCACGTTCCAGCCGGCCGACCTGACCGCGAAGATTCTCAACTTCGGCTCCCCCTCGCCGATCGACGTGCAGATCAGCGGCATGGAGATGAACGAGAACTACGAGTTCACGCGCAAGCTGGCGGGCCGGCTGCGCCAGATTCCCGGCGCCAGCGACGTGGCGATTCAGCAAACGATGCGCACGCCGACCCTGTTCGTCGAGGGCAACCGCACCTTCGGACTCGGCATCAACCTGTCCGAGAAGGACATCGCCACCAATCTGCTCCTGACGACGTCCGGCAGCAAACAGGTGGACCAGCAATATTGGCTCGATCACAAGACCGGCATGACTTACCAGGTCAATATCTATACGCCGCAGCCGCAGCTCACGAGAATCCAGGATCTGTTGACCGTTCCGGTCGATCGGGGCGATTTCGGCGCGTCCGGCAGGAAACCGCAACTGCTCGGCAACGTGACCACGCTGTCGGCGGTCGGCACGCCGGGCGTGGTCACGCATTCGGACATCATGCCGCTGTTCGACCTCTATGTGTCCGCGGAGGGACGCGACCTCGGCGGCGTGCTGGAGGACGTCAAGAAGGCGGTCAAGGAGATGGAGCCGGAGCTGCCCCGCAGCGCGACGCTCGACATCCACGGCCAGGCGGAAACGATGCACGACGCCTATGTGGAGCTGCTCGCCGGCTTGGTCCTGGCCATCATTTTGGTCTATCTCCTGATCGTCGTGAACTTCCAGTCCTGGCTCGATCCCTTCATCATCATCACCGCCCTGCCCGGCGCATTGGCGGGCATCGCCTGGTCGTTGTTCCTGACCCACACGAACATCTCCGTGCCGGCGCTCACGGGCGCCATCATGACGATGGGCACCGCGACCGCCAATTCGATCCTGGTCGTGTCCTATGCCCGCGAGCGGCTCGAAGCGCATAGCGACGCGCTGCTGGCCGCGGTCGAGGCGGGAAAGGCCCGCATCCGTCCGGTGCTCATGACCGCCTCGGCCATGATCATCGGCATGCTGCCGATGTCCATGGGCAATTCTCCGAATGCGCCGCTGGGCCGCGCCGTCATCGGCGGATTGACGGTCGCAACCGTGTTCACGCTATTGTTCGTGCCGTGCGTATATGCCATCATCTACAGCAGACGAACCGTGGCGAGCGGCGCGCCGCTCGCCGATGAGGACCGCGCGTAA